The Brenneria rubrifaciens genome has a window encoding:
- the rodZ gene encoding cytoskeleton protein RodZ has protein sequence MNTEATKNNTESTLPGERLRQARERLGMTQQTVAERLCLKLSTVREIEEGNTPTGLAPTFLRGYIRSYAKLVHLPEDELLPMLDKHVVPRATNVAPMQSFSLGKSRKKRDGWLMTFTWLIVIVVLGFTGAWWWQNHQEQQKEISSMVDHASAMQAQNGGQAVPLMSNSEPQAPADSDPARSTPVEPPENTTSQASDNPVTAQSAPPPSATDYPQSATPSPAPQPDVSRPADSAPLRSGAVAPETGAVSPDNPPPSAVSSEPALVMNFNADCWLEVIDASGKKLFSGMQRNGGSLNLNGQTPYTLKIGAPAAVQIQFQGKPVDLSRFVRSNQVARLTLAAE, from the coding sequence ATGAATACTGAAGCCACTAAAAACAATACGGAATCAACTCTTCCCGGCGAACGGTTACGTCAGGCGCGCGAGCGTCTGGGGATGACTCAGCAGACGGTTGCAGAACGTTTGTGTCTTAAGCTTTCCACCGTTCGTGAGATTGAAGAAGGCAATACGCCGACAGGTCTGGCGCCGACGTTCTTACGCGGCTATATCCGTTCCTACGCAAAATTGGTTCACTTGCCCGAAGATGAATTGTTGCCGATGCTGGATAAACATGTGGTGCCGAGGGCAACCAATGTTGCTCCCATGCAAAGCTTCTCTCTGGGTAAAAGCCGCAAGAAACGCGATGGCTGGTTGATGACCTTCACCTGGCTGATCGTGATTGTGGTGCTGGGATTTACAGGCGCATGGTGGTGGCAGAACCATCAGGAGCAGCAGAAGGAGATCAGCAGTATGGTCGACCATGCCAGCGCGATGCAGGCGCAAAATGGAGGTCAGGCCGTACCGCTGATGAGTAACAGCGAGCCGCAAGCTCCCGCAGATTCTGATCCAGCTAGATCAACGCCAGTCGAACCGCCCGAGAACACCACGTCCCAGGCGTCAGACAATCCTGTGACGGCGCAGTCTGCGCCACCACCTTCCGCGACGGATTATCCCCAGTCAGCTACGCCATCCCCCGCGCCGCAGCCCGACGTTTCCCGGCCGGCTGATAGTGCGCCTTTACGTTCCGGCGCGGTTGCTCCCGAGACAGGCGCGGTTTCTCCGGATAATCCCCCTCCTTCAGCTGTATCTTCCGAACCTGCGCTGGTGATGAATTTTAACGCCGATTGCTGGTTAGAAGTGATCGACGCCAGCGGTAAAAAATTGTTCAGCGGTATGCAACGTAACGGCGGTTCACTGAATCTTAATGGGCAGACACCGTACACGCTTAAAATTGGCGCCCCAGCAGCCGTACAGATCCAGTTCCAGGGTAAACCGGTTGATTTGAGCCGGTTTGTAAGAAGCAATCAGGTTGCACGTCTTACGCTGGCTGCGGAATAA
- the pilW gene encoding type IV pilus biogenesis/stability protein PilW has product MTRQLRQGKVWRLIIVAMLLAGCAHSSRETINPAVAHTRLQLGLEYLARNNLDAARQNLEKALAIAPQDYRTQLGMALYEQRIGENESAGRRYQRALTLAPESGSVMNNYGAFLCGLGQYDAAQRQFSAAAQLPDYSQVADALENAGYCFFKAGQNDEARNLLSRALKYDPAKGVTLVAEADKQFSTGNHERAKLLLDIYQHILPASAESLWLQIRFAALAGHDGNIERYGKSLARSFPQSKQYQQFLANEY; this is encoded by the coding sequence ATGACACGGCAGTTAAGACAGGGAAAGGTTTGGCGGCTGATCATCGTCGCAATGCTGTTGGCAGGATGCGCTCATTCTTCCCGAGAAACGATAAATCCGGCGGTAGCGCATACGCGTTTACAATTGGGCCTTGAGTATCTGGCTCGCAATAATCTGGATGCGGCGCGTCAGAATCTTGAAAAGGCGCTGGCAATCGCCCCGCAGGATTATCGCACCCAGTTGGGCATGGCGCTTTATGAGCAGCGGATCGGGGAAAATGAGTCCGCGGGGCGGCGTTATCAGCGCGCGTTAACGCTGGCGCCGGAAAGCGGTAGCGTCATGAATAATTACGGTGCGTTTCTATGTGGTTTAGGGCAGTATGATGCGGCGCAACGGCAGTTTAGCGCGGCCGCTCAACTCCCTGATTACAGTCAGGTTGCTGATGCGCTGGAAAATGCGGGGTATTGCTTTTTCAAAGCCGGGCAGAATGATGAGGCGCGCAACCTTTTAAGCAGGGCGCTAAAGTATGATCCTGCCAAAGGCGTTACGCTGGTGGCAGAGGCTGATAAACAGTTTTCCACCGGAAATCACGAGCGGGCCAAATTGCTCCTGGATATTTATCAGCATATTCTTCCGGCCAGTGCCGAGAGTTTATGGTTACAGATTCGTTTCGCCGCGTTAGCAGGCCATGATGGCAATATTGAACGTTATGGCAAATCGCTGGCGCGAAGTTTTCCACAATCTAAACAGTACCAGCAATTCTTAGCTAATGAATACTGA